The Pseudomonas mohnii region CTACGGCCAGGCCTTCACCGCCGAACACGCGGTGGTGCTGATTATCAAAACCTTCCCCAACCCGCACCACAACATCCAGCAGCAGTTGGCGGATTGGCGTGCCGAGTTCCCATCGGCGCCTGCGGTCGAGTTGATCGAACAGGATCTGCCGGATTCTGCCCTGCGCGCGCTGTACACCTTGTCCGATGCATTGGTCGCACCTTCGCGAGGGGAGGGCTTTGGCCTGCCGCTGGCAGAAGCGATGCTGCATCGCTTGCCGGTGATCGTGACGGGGCAGGGCGGTCAGACAGATTTCTGTACCGAACAGACCGCCTGGCTCATCGATTACCGTTACGAGCGTGCTCGCACTCACCTGAAAGCCAGTGCCTCAGTATGGTTTGAGCCGAGTAGCGAACACTTGGCCGGCCTCTTGGGTGAGTTCTACCAGGCCTGGAGCAAAGGTGAGCTGAACGAGATGACCGCCGAGCGTGTCGAGGCTGCCGATGCCTTGATCCGCAGCCGCTTCACCTGGTCACACGTGGCCCAGGCCAGCGTCGAGGCCATTGCCGAGGCCAAGCGTCAGCCGTTACTCAAGAAAGCGCCGCGGCTGGGCAGCGTCACCACCTGGAACAGTGCCTGCGGCATTGCGACCTATAGCGCCAAACTGCTCGAGCCGGCCTTTGGTCTGGAGTGCCATGTATTCGCCAACGATGACGCAGTGCTGACCAGTGCCGATCAGGGAAACATTGAACGCTGCTGGAGCGCGGGCGATTTCGATCCGTTGGATCGTCTGAAAGCCGCCATTGAACGTTCCGGCGTGGATACGTTGCTGCTCCAGTTCAACTTCTCCTTCTTCGGGTTGCAGGCGTTTGCCTCGTTGCTGGATTGGGCGCATGGCCGCGGCATCCGTACGCTGGTGGTTTTCCACTCCACGGCCGATGTTCAGCATGGCGATAAGCTCAAGTCATTGTCCGACATGCGGGAGTCGTTGGCCGGTTCAGAGCGCCTGCTGGTACACAGTGTGGGTGACCTCAATCGCCTTAAAGGCTTTGGCCTGAGCAAGAACCTGCTGCTGTTCCCTCACGGGGTCATTGATACCCCGGCGCCGGCGCCGGGAACGCGTCAGAATGCCGCAAACCTGAAAGGCAAAACGATTATTGCCAGTTACGGCTTTTTATTGCCCCACAAAGGCATGCCGGAACTGATCGAGGCGTTCGCCCTATTGGCCAAGCGTGACGACTCTCTGCACCTGCTATTGGTCAATGCTGAATATCCGGTACCCGCTTCGGCAGCGCTTGCCGAAACCTGCCGTCAGCGGATTCAGGCGCCGGATCTGGCGGGGCGAGTCACCTTGATCACCGACTACCTGCTTGACGAGGAGTCTCTGGCGTGGCTGGGAATGGCCGATGCAATCGTGTTCCCGTATCAACATACCCAAGAGTCTTCGAGTGCTGCCGTACGTTGGGGCCTGAGTACCGGTCGTCCGATTTTTTGCACCCCATTGGCCATCTTCGAGGACGTGGCGGATGCCGTGACCTTCCTCCCTGGCACTGATAGCCAATCTATGGCAGATGGCTTGCGTAAAAATCTTGACGTCGGCCCGCTGGCTCGGCAGGCAGATTGGATCCGCAACCATGGATGGTCCACCGTTTCGGCCCGTCTACGTAACGTTTTAATCGCCCTCTCTGCTGAAAGTATTAAAACTTTAGTGGTCAGAAAGTAACCAAATATTTTAATGAATTGCCAGAAAGTTCC contains the following coding sequences:
- a CDS encoding glycosyltransferase family 4 protein, which produces MQNEAKVTIHQFAISVSHGDGISNGMMLTRKLLRLAGVKSDIYCIQPSEQMAGDVLCIDDYLPGSADALLVHHGIGNPVESWLRDLPERKFMVFHNITPGELFPADHVIQPMLAHGWEQVDSWQHWLTGSIADSRQNLQELLTRGYDEHKVTEIPLLVDLERIEPHAVQRHDTPRPFTLLFVGRIMPHKNQLALVEAFAHLLRSAQVPLQLYLVGGFTVADYKDKIQARIRELGIEAFVNLTGKVDDDTLNALYCRSDLFVSLSKHEGFGMPLIEAMAHGLPVLAYDAPNSNVVHTLGNAGLLLDNAEPHEVAATIAQIMENPALRRSMKRYGIERMDEFGYQRLYDRLSAFLAQFEIVLPHHTFPVAVPKAAVDYRIEGPFDSTYSLALVNRELAKAIAEHGHKVALRATEGPGPIPVDQTFLLNNPDCAALHARAEQPANTVMRLMYPPRVTDMQGDLNVMSCYGWEESCLPQAYCHDFNHQTHLITSMSSWVTTTLRDNGVTVPLATVGLGADHILKADIDFDSLPAMPQVTSERLKLLHVSSCFPRKGVDVLLKAYGQAFTAEHAVVLIIKTFPNPHHNIQQQLADWRAEFPSAPAVELIEQDLPDSALRALYTLSDALVAPSRGEGFGLPLAEAMLHRLPVIVTGQGGQTDFCTEQTAWLIDYRYERARTHLKASASVWFEPSSEHLAGLLGEFYQAWSKGELNEMTAERVEAADALIRSRFTWSHVAQASVEAIAEAKRQPLLKKAPRLGSVTTWNSACGIATYSAKLLEPAFGLECHVFANDDAVLTSADQGNIERCWSAGDFDPLDRLKAAIERSGVDTLLLQFNFSFFGLQAFASLLDWAHGRGIRTLVVFHSTADVQHGDKLKSLSDMRESLAGSERLLVHSVGDLNRLKGFGLSKNLLLFPHGVIDTPAPAPGTRQNAANLKGKTIIASYGFLLPHKGMPELIEAFALLAKRDDSLHLLLVNAEYPVPASAALAETCRQRIQAPDLAGRVTLITDYLLDEESLAWLGMADAIVFPYQHTQESSSAAVRWGLSTGRPIFCTPLAIFEDVADAVTFLPGTDSQSMADGLRKNLDVGPLARQADWIRNHGWSTVSARLRNVLIALSAESIKTLVVRK